Sequence from the Ereboglobus luteus genome:
TGGCGGACAAGCCTGTCGGCGAGGACGCGCCGCCCACGACCGGCACGGGCTTGCGCAACATCAGCGAACGGCTCCGCCTTCTCTACGGCGACCGCGCGTCGCTTGCCGTTTCGCAACAGGAGGATCATGTGGTCGCCGAGGTCGTGCTCCCCGCCGTGCCCGCATCGGCCAACGGGGTCGACTTCCTGATCGCCGGCGAGAAACCCGCTTTAAATCCCGACACACAGCCATGATCAAAGCCCTCATCATCGACGACGAACGTCTCGCGCGCGCCGAGTTGCGCGACCTGCTCCAGGCCCATCCCGAAGTGGACATTGTGGGCGAGGCGGGCAACGCTGCGCAGGCGCGCGAACTCATCGCAAAACACAAACCCTCGCTCATCTTTCTCGACGTGCAAATGCCCGAGGAAACCGGCTTCGACCTGCTCGTCTCGCTCGGTGAAAATGCGCCGCGAGTCATCTTCACCACGGCATACGATTCGCATGCGCTGCGCGCGTTCGAGTTTGCCGCCAAGGATTATCTTTTGAAGCCCATCTCGCCCGCGCGCCTGGCGACGGCCATCGACCGCCTCGTGCCCGACGACCACGCCGCCGCGGATGATTCCCCCTCGCCCGACGACCCTGCGGGTGCTTCCGCGCCGACGTTCGGCGCAAGCGACCGCATCCTTGTCGGCGACGGTGATCATCTCGCGTTTGTCGTGGTCGAGAGCATTCGCGGCGCCGAGTCGATCGGCGCGCACACGGTGCTTTGGCTCGATAAAGGCACGGCCGTCGTCAAACGCTCCCTCAGCTCGCTTGAGGCGCGCTTGCCGGCCGCGCTCTTTTTTCGTGCCAACCGCGCCCAGCTCATCAACCTCCGGCACATCACCGCGGTGGAACCCTGGTTTAGCGGCAGCCTCATGATCACCCTGGACAACGGCAAAAAAATCGACCTTTCGCGGCGACAGGCCCGCCTCTTCCGGGAACGACAAACCCTTTGACGCGCCCCCCGGCGATGGGGTAATCAAATGGTTTCAATTTGTTGCCTGAGAAAAAGCCTCCGCCGCATAAATGTCACAAGACATCACACATCTGCCTTTAAAACTGAGCCATCGCACCCCGATTGCAGTGGGCGGGCACCGCATGATCTACGCGCACCCGCACAACGATTCGCTTGTGCTGAAAGTGCCGAAGCCGGAGTTCCGGCAAAGGACGCAGGCCTCGCAATCATTTTGGCGGCGTCATTTTGACCGTTTCAAATATTACAGCGACACCGCGCGCGAGGCCATCGAGCATATGGCATGTTACGCGGCAAACGAGGCGCGGCCTCCTTTCTTGCAGCGTTTTTATGGATTTTTGGAAACCGATTTGGGCCTCGCCTCGGTGAGCGGAGCCGAGCGCGACGAGGAAGGAAACTACGCGCTGAATTTCACGCAGATCATCAAGCAGGGAAAGTTCGACAAAAAAGTGCGCGCCGCGTTGGAGGAGTTTGCCGTGGCGTTTGTCGCCAACGACGTCGTGGTGGGCGATCTGCGCCCGGATAACATGGTGTATTCCTTTGATCGCGAAACGAGCCGCATGCGCTTTGTGATAATCGACGGCATCGGCGATAAAAACGCCATCAAGCTTTGCAGCTATTTCCGTTTCTACAACCGGATGTCCAAGCGCAAAAGAATCAAGTTCCTGAGGAAGCAAATAAACTGGCTGCTCTCGGAGAACGCCGGGGCGAAAAATGAGATCGAGCGCGTGGATGACCGCGCGATGAGTTCGATGACCTCGTGAAACACCGGCGCGCCGTCGCGCGCCGGTCGCATAAATTACACTCGCGCTTTTTGCCGGCATGAGCGACAGTATTCGCGCAAAACGCATCCGCCGCACACCCATGCTCACCGTCCGCAATCTCACCAAAAGTTTCACAACGCCCGAGGGCGCCAAGGTGCGTGTCATCGACGTGGCGGACTTCCACATCGATCCCGGCGACCAGATCGCGTTGCGCGGCGAAAGCGGATCGGGCAAGACCACATTTCTGCACCTCATCGCCGGAATCCTGCGCCCCAACAGCGGCGTCATCACAATCGACGGCGTCGAGATGACCGCGCTCGGCGAGTCGCGACGCGACGCCCTCCGCGCTGCCAAGATCGGCTACATTTTCCAGGCGTTCAATTTGCTGCAAGGGCACACGGTCCTTGAAAATGTCCTGCTCGGCATGTCGTTCGCGCCGGGCGGGGCGGACGGCGTCCGCGCGCGCGCGATGCTCGACCGCGTGGGCCTTTCGCACCGCCTGCAACATTTTCCGCGCGAGCTTTCGACCGGGCAGCAGCAGCGCGTCGCCGTGGCGCGCGCGCTCGCGAACCGCCCCAAGCTCGTCATCGCCGACGAGCCGACCGGCAACCTCGACAACCGCAACACCGCCGGCGCGCTTGATCTCATGAAGGACACTTGCCGCGAGTGCGGCGCGGCGCTCCTCCTCGTGAGCCATGACGACGCCACGCTCGCGCGCTTCGACAACGTGCGCGACTTCACCGAAATCAACCGCATGGACAACGCCTCGCGCACTCCCTGGGGCCAGCCGCGCAAATCCGGCGAGGCACCCTCGCGCATCGTGGAATAAAAAACACGGCATGAACAGAATCACATATCAGGCAGGGCGAAGCCTCGGAATGCATTCCGCATTCCGCATTTCGCATCCCGCATTCAAATGACCATCCCGCTCATCATTTACCGCAGCCTCCGCCAGCACGCGCTTTCGACGCTTGTCACCGCGGCCAGCATCGCGCTGGCGACCGGCCTGCTCATGACGGTGTGGATGGTGAGGGCGCAATCGCAACGCGCGTTCTTGGAGACCAGCACGAGTTTCGACGGCGTGCTCGCCGCGCGCGGTTCGGAATTGCAGATCGTGCTCAACGCCATTTTTCACATGGAGTCCTCGCCCGGAAACATTTCGGTCGCCGACTACGAGCGGGTCAAAAAACATCCCGCGGTGAAGGCGGCCATACCGGTCGCCACCGGTGACAATCACAAGGGCTGGCGCATCGTTGGCACGGTGCCGGAACTGTTCACGGATGTGGAATACACGAGCGGGAAAAAATTCGCGCTCGCGCATGGAAAAGTTTTTTCGCCGGGCGCGCATTCGCGCGAGGCGCTGGCCGGCAGTTTCGCGGCCGCGCAACTCGGGCTCTCCGTCGGCTCGGTGTTTCGCCCTAGTCACGGCCTCGCCCATGCGCCCGATCGCGAGCACGACGAGGAATACAGGATCACCGGCGTCCTCGCGCCGACCAACACGCCCGCCGACCGCGTGATCTGGATTCCGCTCGAGGGCGTGCAACACATGGCGGGGCACGCCGAGTCGTCGCGCTCGGAGTTGAGCGCGGTGCTTGTGCAGCTGCGCGCGCCGTCGGCGGGATTTGCGCTCGACCAGTATTACAACAAGCAGGGCGAGCGCCTCACGTTTGCCTATCCGACGAGCGCGATCATCGCGGATTTTTTCAACAAGATCGGCTGGTTTGACCGCGTGCTGGCGCTGGTGGCGTTTGTTGTCGTCCTAGTCGCGGCGGGCTCCGTGCTCGCGAGCATCTACGCGTCGATGAGCACGAGGCAGCGCGACATCGCGATCCTGCGCGCGCTTGGCGCCCGTCGCGGCACGGTGTTTGGCGGCATGGTGCTGGAGGCGATGGTGATTGGCGCGCTCGGCGCGGCGTGCGGCTTTGCCATATATTTTGTGTTGATGACGGGCGCGGCGGAATTGATTCGCGAGCAAACGGGCGTCGTCATTTCCGTGGCCGCGTGGCATGCGGTTCTGGTGTGGTGCCCGCTCGGCATGATCGCGCTCGGCGCGCTCGGCGGAATCATCCCCGCGGTAAAGGCCTACCGCGTGCCCGTGGCCGAAACACTCTCGCCATTGTCGTGACGCGGCGGCCGGCGCCCCGGGCGCTTCAGGCCTTCATCTGGCGGGGATTTCCGCTTCTGCTGCGCGCGCGGGAGTCGCGCGCGGTTTTCAGTTTTCTCGGGTAATCGACGATCGCGTGCAGTCCGCGGCTTTCCTTACGCTGCTGCGCGCACTTCACGACGAGTTCGGCGACTTGTATCAAGTTGCGCAGTTCGAGCAGGCGCGAATCGACGGAAAAATTCCAGTAATACTCGTGCGTTTCGTGCGCGAGGTTGGCGATGCGGCGCCGGGCGCGCGCGAGCCGCTTCGATGTGCGCAGGATGCTCACGTAATCCCACATCGTGGAGCGAAGCTCGTCCCAGTTGTGCGAGATGACCACGCGCTCGTCCTCGTCGCCGCCGCCGAGGTCGCGCCACGCGGGAATCTTCGGGCTCGCGGCGCGTTTGCGCTTTTCGCGCTGGAGCGCGCCGATGTATTTGATGACGGAAAGCGCGCCGCGATGCGCGAGCACGACGGCCTCGAGCAGCGAATTGCTGGCGAGCCGGTTCGCGCCGTGCAGGCCGGTGCAGGCCACCTCGCCGCAGGCGTAGAGCCCGGGCAGCGAGGTTTCGGCGGAGAGATTGGTGGCCACGCCTCCGCAAGTGTAGTGCGCGGCGGGCACGACGGGGATTTTATCGCGGGAGATGTCGATGCCGAGCGCGAGGCATGTCTCAAAAATTTGCGGGAATCGACCGCGCAGAAACGCCCTGTCGCGATGCGTGATGTCGAGCCACACATGGGGCGCGCCGGATTTTTTCATCTCGGCGTCGATGGCGCGCGCCACGATGTCGCGCGGCGCGAGGTCGGCCATTTTGTGGTAGCGTTTCATGAACGCCACACCATCGGCATTGCGCAGGATCGCGCCCTCGCCGCGCACCGCCTCGCTGATAAGAAAGCGCTCGCCTTTCAGCGAGTAGAGCGCGGTCGGGTGAAACTGGATGAACTCCATGTTGCGCACCTCGACGCCCGCGCGATACGCCATCGCGATGCCGTCGCCCGTGGCGATGCCGGGATTTGTCGTGTAGCGGTAGACCTGGCCCGCGCCGCCGGTCGAGAGCACGACGACGGGCGCGTGAAACGCCTCGACGCGGCGCTTGCGCACATTGAGCGCGTAGAGGCCGGCGATGCGATTGGCGCCGCCGAGCCGGAGCTTGCCCGATGTGACGACGTCGATTGCAAAAAAGTGCTCGAGCAGCTTGATGCGTTTTTCGTTCGCGATCGCGCGCAGCAGCGCCTCCTCGACCGCCTTGCCGGTCATGTCCTTGACGTGCAGGATGCGCCGCGCGCTGTGGCCGCCCTCGCGCCCGAGGTCGAACGCGCCCGATTTGTCGCGCGAAAACTCCAGCCCCAAGTCGATCAACTCGCGGACGCGCTCGGGGCCGTCGCGGACGATTTCGCGCACGGCCTTTTCGTTGCACAACCCGTCGCCCGCCACGAGCGTGTCGCGCACATGCGCCTCGAAGTCGTCCGTTTGCGACATCACGACGGCGATGCCGCCCTGCGCGTGGTTGGTGTTGGACTCGGCCTTGTTTTTCTTGGTGAGAAGCGCCACCGAGAGGCCGGCGCGCGCGGTTTTCAGCGCAAAGCTCAGCCCGGCGATTCCGGTGCCGACAACAAGGACGTCGAAGTTATGAGTCATGGATCAAGGTTTTCAAACAAGATGCCTCCCTAAAATGGCGCGGCAGAAAAGACAAAAATCACGCGGCGGGTGCGATTTCAGCGGACTTTTCCAGCGCGCGCAGGCGCAACGATTCGTAGATCGGCGCGCAATTCATCGCCTCGGCCACGCCGTATGCGATCAGCGAGCAGGTCAGCACCGGCAGCATAAAATCGTATTTTCCGGTCAGCTCGATAATCAGCACCATGCTCGTGAGCGGCGCGCGCACGATGGCCGTCAGCAGTCCTCCCATGCCAATCACCGCAAAAATTTCCGGATGCTCGACAAGCGGGGGCCACACTTGATGCACCGCGTGTCCCGTTCCGAGCCCGACGAGCGCGCCGATTACAAGCAGCGGCGCGAAAATGCCGCCCGCCGCGCCCGAGCCAAAGCTCCACATCGTCAGCGCAAAACGCGCCAGCATCATCAGGGTGATGACGCCGATCACTTTGAGCCCGCCGCCCAGCGCGTGCTCGGCGAGATGCGAACCCGATCCGACTACATCGGGGCAAATCCATGCCGCGATCCCGACCACCGCGCCCGCAAGCGCGCCGATTGCGATCACGGGCCAGCGGCGCGCACGCAGACCGTCGAACCAGTCCAGGCTGCGAAGCAGCACTTTGTTGAACGCCACGCCGCCAAACCCGCACACCAGGCCGAGCACGGCGGCGAGCGGTAGCGCGGCCAGCGTGGGCGCGGCGATGCTTGGTGTGGCAAAAACAGGCGACGCGCCGAGAAGCAGACGGCACACAATGTCCGCGACAACCGACGACACAAAAGCGGCCACAAACAGCACCGGCGCAAAAACGCCGTGCAGTTCCTCGAGCACAAACATGACGCCCGCGAGAGGCGCGTTGAACGCCGCCGACAAACCCGCCGCCGCGCCCGCGCTCATGAGCGCCTTGCGCTCGCCCTCGCCGCCGCGCACGCGAAACCACCGCGAAACCATTTGGCCCGTCGCCCCGCCCATCTGGATTGTCGGCCCCTCTCGCCCGAGCGCAAGGCCCGCGCCTATGCCGATCACACCCGCCGCGAACTTGACCGGGATCACCCGCCACCAGCACATTTCCGCCTGGTCGAGCATGACGGATTTTAAGTGTGGAATCCCGCTGCCCGAAGTTTCCGGCGCGAAACGGCGCACAAGCCACAAGGCCAGCGCGCACCCAGCCGCGCCGATGCCGACCGCCGCCAGCAAGCCGGCCGCCCAGTGCGCATTTTCCCGCAACCATGCAAGCGCTCCGGTGCGTCCGTGCTCCACCTGCATCAAGGTCCAGCGAAACGCGCATGCCAGCCCGCCCGACACCAGGCCGATGATCACCGCCTTCACAAGAATGTGACGGCGTTTGACTTGTTCCGTCTTCAGGCCGAATCCGGAGTCCTGTGTGATATGTCGCATGGTTTGCGCATCTTTAAAATGCGCGGCCGCGTGCGCAATATTTTGCGAAAATGTTTTCCATGCGGACACCCCGCCCGTGTCGGCGGCACATCCCGTCACCATCAACGGGCGTGTGTCACTCACGCGCACTTTGAAGTGGAGGTGTTCACGGTGGCGACGTCACCTCGTGTGTGGTTGAAGTCGGTTTTGTTTTCTTGGCGAGAGGCGCCATCGGAATGCCGATGCGCGTGAGTTTCAGCGCAAAGCTCATTCAATGTCGCCAACAAAGACGTTGAAATTATGACGTCATAGATCGAGGGTTTCTAAGGAAAGACGCCTTCTTAAAATGGCGCGTCAGAAGAGACAAAAAACATGCGGGGGCAGTATTATTGGGAGGGTTCCAATAAACATTCTTTCAAAAACTCATTGAGAAACAAACAAGAGCGATTCATTGTTCCGGTGTTGGCTGACACAGCCTTAATGCTTTAAATCTAAATCCCCAAATAATATCCATGTCTTGCCTTTTTAAAAGTGTGCTCCGGATGCTCGTATTATTGTCCGTGCCCATGTTTGCGGGTGCGATGCTTGCCGGGTCCCCAAAAAACGCGCCGGCGCAGGAACCTTCGTTTACCAAAGTCAAGGCGCTGCCATTTCCCGACGTCGATATCAAGCAGGTGTCACTTGATCTTGATCAAATTGAAAAACAAACTGTTTTGCTTTGCCAAAAACTCGGCAATTATCCTCCCAACATCAAGGATGACGAAGACAGGCAAGCCACTTACCGCCAGTGGGCGTATCTTGTTCCGGAAGCCCGTTTGCACAACCGTGTCTCCGGCGGAAACGAGCGCACAACCCTGTTGCTCATTCAGCTCTATCGTTACGGACACAATTTGGATGTCGCGCAAAGTGGCAGTGAGGCCGCCATACTTCTTGAAGCCGCGCTCAAACAATATACGCGTTCCATTCCAATCAATTGGGAGGCTTCCTATTTTTATCTTCAAACCAATCCGGAAAATGCGCCGAAGGGTGAAGCCGCACTGCTCAAATTGAGAGAGTTGCTCGGCACGGACAAAAACCTGGATGTCGAGCGCGGCTTAGTTTTCGCGTATATATATATGCAGCAAACGGACAATCTCATCAAACAAGTCGACCACTGCCTCGCCTTGGCGCCTAACGACAAGATGCTGCGCGACATTAAGAATGCGGCGTTGAACGGGAGGCTTTTTACGAAAAAACCGATTCTGCCCAAACTGCGGTCGCGGATGAAAAAAACAAGGCAATGCAGGATCGTTCGGACGAAAACACATGGTTTAAAAATTTTTATCGCACCCGCGACACCCGGCCGTTCGCCGCCTTTTGGGATAATCTTTGCAGGGAAAAGGTATTGGAAAATTCGCAGAGCAGTTTGCCGATAATTGCTTTTCTGAGTCAGGTGATACGACGTGATCCCTCTCTTATCAAAGGGCGCATGGATAATTTTGAAAACATGTCGGGCTCCATGATGAATGCGATTGTGGCCATCCTTTGGCTGAGCGACACCGGCGAGGGACGCGCAATCCTGAAAGCCAATAACCTTGAGGAAGCGGCCGTCCGCCCTGTGCCTGAAATTTCCAGCCATGAAATCACCGATCCGAGCGCGCTTGACTTTTGCTGGGGCTGGTTTTTCGGGACGGGCGACACCGGGGCGCTCGATCCAATTATCGCCACACTTGATTATTCACGCTACGCAGGGGCGCTTGAGAAATTCAAAACCAGCAAAAAAAACGACGAGGACAGGGATGCTGCAATGAAAGAGGCAATGTTTGGTGCCGCCTTGTGGTCGCTGCAGGTCAATGGCGCGGAGGATCAGAAGATCGCTGCCTATCTTGAGAAAAATTTCCATTCGCCCGAGACGCCTGTTGCTCGCAAAACCTACATCGCCTTCATCCTCTCAAAACTCATGCCGGAGCGTTACAAATTGAATATCACCGGCACGAAAAACGATAACTAATCCGGCGTTTTTGCACCCTCTTTTAAGAACGCATTGTTGCACTTCTCTCAATGTTCATGTCGGAGGGGCAAGAGGGATGCCCCCTGATCTGAATAGTTGCTATTGTCCTCTGGGTTCTGATGCAGGTGCGGCTCTTTGCCTGCGCCATCGGTCATGTGCCAAATGTTCGATTTTTTCGAACTCATTGGTGCGAGTTTTCCGGTAATGTGTCGATTGATTCTCGCGTTCTAGGTATCGGTAAATGCAACCAGCGGTTCGCTAACAATGGTCGCCTCGTGCTCAGCTATTTTCCGCGCGTTTTTTTGAATGCCAACACCCATAACCGGCAAAGCAGAGCGCGGGCATGGGGGCAATGAGGCGAGATCGCTTCATTGTTCAAAGCTTACTTTCATCTTGGTTGCGAGTGCGTTCACACATTGCGGGCAAACATAAAGATATGCTGATGCAGGTGAGGTGTTCGAAATCTCGCATCCCCCGAAGACAATGTCTCTCGCATGGGGAAATTCTTTTTTCGCCATGCGAGAAAAACTTAAATAATTGATTTCCTTCCTCAGGTGATTGCGAAGCCATGCTTCCGGTGCCATGAGCCCGTAGATGACCGCTACTTTCTTTTTTTCCATTGCGGTGTGATGCACTTCGCACTGGTTGCTTCCGTTGGTTGTGCAATCCAAAGTGCGCCACGGGTTCGGGGCCGCCGTCCAATAGACAAAGGCCGCAAATGCAACTGTCGCCACAGTCGGAACTATGACATACAGTTTTTTCATTTTCAGTTCGTCGCGATCTGTTTGGCGCGGCGGACGAGGTCGGTGAATTCGCCGCGGCGTTCGAGCTCGGCGCCGGTTGCGCCGGTCATGCCGGGTTCGGCCCATTCGAGGACGCTGTCGTAGGTCGCCACGCCCTTGTCGGGCGAGTTGCGAAGCAGCATCGCGAAGGCGGCGACCGAACAGGTGAACTTGAAGTCGGGACTGGCCTCGTCAAATGCCACGCCTTTGTCCTCGAGCGTGAACTCGATTTTGTTGCTCATGTCGGCACTCGGCGCCTTGTAGCGGATTTTCAGGGTGAGAAGCTCTCCCTTGAGTTCGAGCTTGGGCGCGGTGGTGACGACGGTTTGGGTCTGGTATTTGAGGGGATCGACGGTTGATGCGGGAGCGTCGGTTTCGGCGGACGTCGCAAGCGGCGCCTCCGCGGCGGATTTTGCGGGGATTACCTCGTAGAGGGCGGTGACGGTGTGGCCCGCGCCGATTTCACCGGCGTCAGCTTTGTCGTTGTTGAAATCCTCTTTCGCAAGGAGGCGTTTTTCGTATCCAATAAGCCGATACGCGGCGGCCTGCGCGGGATTGAACTCGACTTGGAGTTTCACGTCCTTGGCGATGGTGACGAGAGTGCCGGCGGTTTGCTCGACGAGGAGGCGGCGGGCCTCGGCGCGGTTGTCGATGTAGCCGTGGTTGCCGTTGCCTTTGTTGGCGAGTGTCTGGAGCCGGGAGTCCTTGAGGTTGCCCATGCCGAATCCGAGGACGGAAAGGAAGACGCCGCTTTTGGCCTTTTCCTCGATCATGGTGGCGAGCTCGTCGTTGCTGGTGACGCCGATGTTAAAATCTCCATCTGTGCAGAGAATGACGCGGTTGGCGCCCTCCTTGAGGAAGTTGGCCTTGGCAATTTCATAGGCGAGCTGGATGCCCTTGCCGCCGTTGGTGCCGCCGGTGGCGCGGAGGGCGTCGAGGGTGTCGAGGATTTTGGTTTTCTCGCTCACCGCCGTGGAGGGCAGGGCGAGGTCGATCGTGTTTGCGTAGGTGACGATGGCGATGCGGTCGCTTGGGCGCAGGCGGTTGACGAGCATGCGCATGGATTCCTTCACGAGCGGGAGTTTGTTGGGTTCGTCCATCGAGCCGGAGACATCGAGCAGGAAAACGAGGTTGGCGGGCGGGCGCGAATCGTCGGCGACTTCGCGGCCCTTGATGCCGATGCGCACGAGGCGATGCTCGGGATTCCAGGGCGCGGCGGCGACTTCCATCGTGGCGGCGAAGGGCGCGCCGCTTTCCTTCGCGGGCGGCGCGTAGTTGTAGGCGAAGTAGTTTATCATCTCCTCGACGCGCACGGCGTCGACTGGCGGGCGCTGTCCGCGATTGAGGAATCGGCGGACGTTTGTGTAGCTGGCCGTGTCGATGTCGGCGGAGAAGGTCGAGAGCGGATTTTCAGTGGTGCCGAGAAAGCCATTGTCGGCGTAGCGGGTGTAGGATTCGGCGTGGGGGTTTCGATGCGCATGAGTGCGAACACCCCATCTGGCAGTGCTAGCGGTGCCATTTGCGATGGAAAATCTGTATTTGGGATCCAAGCCGCCAACGCTAACATGACGGGCATGGTCATTGCCGAAGGTAATGCGAGGTATGTATCCGCCGACTGAGCTGCTGGGCGAATCAGTAAAAAAGTCTGTTGATGTGATGGTATTTCCGACTGTGGTTGAACTAGAGTTTGCCTGATAGGTCACCTCGCCAGTGGAAAAATGCATTCGTGGTTTGCTGGCACTTGTCACTCCGGTAGTCAAAATTGGGTCTTCCAAATGAACGTCTGCTAGTAGCGCAGTTTTTATGCCAGCATCAATGCCGGTTGGCCAAGTTGGTGCGGGGACTGCGAGTGCAGGAGCGCCGGTTGCCTCTTTCGCGCGGGATTCAGCTTCAACAGGCAGCGATACATAGATTGTCTGCTCTTTTTTCCTGGCAAGTTTTTCTGCCTGTTGGGAATCGTGCGCCGGTTTCAGAATCGTGAAAAACGCCACTGCGAAACACGCGGTCGCCAGTCCGGCGACGAGGAAATACGGGAAACGAAACGGTTTTTTCGCGCGCTTGCGCGCTTCTTGTGCCTCGGCTTCGCGGGCGGCGCGCCAGTCCTCGATTTGCTCGGGGGTGATGGGCACGGTTTTTTGCTCCGTCGCGGGTTCGGCGGCGAAGACGGTTTCGAGTTGCCCGGCGAGGGCGCGGATTTCGGCGACGGCGGCTTGCGCGGCGGGGTTGCCGGCGATTTCGGTTTCGAAGACGGCGCGTTCGGCGGCGTCCATTTCGCCGAGGGCGTAGGCGGTGAGGCGCGGGTCGTCGGCGGAGAATTGGGGCGCGGGCGTGTTGTCGGAAGAGTGGTTGTTGTCGTTGTGTTTCATTTCTGTGGCTCCCGTTGGTGTTACGATTTTTGCGCGGCGAAGTCGGCGCGGAGGCGTTGCACGGCGTTGTGGATGAGGACGCCGACGTGGCTGACCGAGAGGTCGGTGATGCGGCTGATTTCCTTGTAGCTGAATCCGTTTTGGAACTTCAGGCGGATGACCTCCTGCTGGCTGGCGGGCAGGCCGTCGATGAGGCGCAGCATGGCGGTGTGGGCCTCCTCGTGCTCGAGGGCGCGGCCGGGGCGCGGATCGTCGGTTGCGACGCGTTCGATCTGGCCTTCCTCAAAGCGGCTCATGCGGGCCTCCTTTCTAAGAATGTCGAGCGCGCGGTGGCGGCAGACAGTGAAAAGCCATTCGGCGAGATGTCCGTCCACCTCGCCAACCGGACGCTCCATGAGGCGCATGAAGGTGTCCTGCACGACGTCGCGCGCCCGGTCGGCGTCGCCGAGGAAGCGGGTGGCGTAGCGCGTGAGCGGGCCCTGGTATTCGTTGACGATTGCGCGCGCAAAGTCGTTCGCATTTGTGGTGCGTGATTGCTCATGGTTGGATGGCTCCGGTTTCATTGTTGGGGTCGGTGGATGTGTGGTGACCTTTGCCTGTTAACGCGCGACTTCACGCTTTCTTAAAAAATAATTTCAAGAAAGCAGAAAATAAACGAAACGTGCGCGAATCCCTATGCCCCGTCGCGCTTCCGCGGCCGCGCGAACGCGGTCACCAGCAATCCCGTGAGCAGTAGCGCCGCCGTGCCAAACACGATCGTCAAAAACGAATGAAACGGGCTCCTCATCCCCTCCGGCACCCAGCCGAGCTTGGGCGAAACGCTCATCCACAAAATCACCAAAATTCCGACCGCCACGCTGATTACCCCGGCCGGCTTTCCGGCGCGGCGGCTGATGAATCCCAGGAGGAACAATCCCAGCATGCCGCCGCCGAATATCCCGGCCAGCGTCCACCACGCGTCCAGCGCGCTTTTCACGTTGATCATGCCGAACGCCAGCGAGGTCCCGATTATTCCGACCACAATCGTGGAAAGATACAGCACCCGCATCCTTTGCCGCTCCGTGGATGATTTGTTTATGTATCTTTGGTAATAATCGTTGAGGAAAATGGTGGCCGACGAATTCAGGCTGCTCGAAATCGTGCTCATCGCCGCGGCAAAAATCGACGCTATGAGCAGGCCGGTGATCCCTTTGGGCAAAACGCTCACGATGAACCAAGGAAACACGTAGTCGCTCTTGTCGGCGGCTTGATACTCAAGGGGAAGGTCGCCCGCGTGGGTGGAATAATATGCAAACAGCGCGGTTCCTATGAAAAAGAACACAGCCGACACGGGAACATACAACAGCGCCCCCATCCACAGGCTTTTGCGCGCCTCGCGGTCGGATTTTGCGGCGTGGTAGCGTTGGACATAGTTTTGGTCCACGCCGAAGTTTTGAAGGTTGATTACCACGCCATAAACAAGCACCACCCAAAACGTGGGTTCCGCCAGGCTGGCGCCGAAACTGCCGAGGCTGAATTTATCATGCGCCGACGCGATCTGGAACAACTGCCCAGGCCCCTCGGGCAATCCGGTCAGCATCAAAAACGCGCACACCAGCGCGCCCAGCACAAGCACGACTGTTTGCGCCGCCTCCGTCCATATCACGCCCACGA
This genomic interval carries:
- a CDS encoding sodium:solute symporter; protein product: MATLGIGVACWRKSRSVDGFTAAEGSLPGWLTGLSILGTYISSISFIALPGKAFAANWNSFVFSLSIPFAAWIGVKYFLPFYRNSGCISAYTHLEERFGGWARTYASACYLLTQMARVGTVTYLMALPMNVLLGWDIRLIILITGISTTLYTFIGGIVGVIWTEAAQTVVLVLGALVCAFLMLTGLPEGPGQLFQIASAHDKFSLGSFGASLAEPTFWVVLVYGVVINLQNFGVDQNYVQRYHAAKSDREARKSLWMGALLYVPVSAVFFFIGTALFAYYSTHAGDLPLEYQAADKSDYVFPWFIVSVLPKGITGLLIASIFAAAMSTISSSLNSSATIFLNDYYQRYINKSSTERQRMRVLYLSTIVVGIIGTSLAFGMINVKSALDAWWTLAGIFGGGMLGLFLLGFISRRAGKPAGVISVAVGILVILWMSVSPKLGWVPEGMRSPFHSFLTIVFGTAALLLTGLLVTAFARPRKRDGA
- a CDS encoding RNA polymerase sigma factor; this encodes MKPEPSNHEQSRTTNANDFARAIVNEYQGPLTRYATRFLGDADRARDVVQDTFMRLMERPVGEVDGHLAEWLFTVCRHRALDILRKEARMSRFEEGQIERVATDDPRPGRALEHEEAHTAMLRLIDGLPASQQEVIRLKFQNGFSYKEISRITDLSVSHVGVLIHNAVQRLRADFAAQKS
- a CDS encoding YfbK domain-containing protein codes for the protein MKHNDNNHSSDNTPAPQFSADDPRLTAYALGEMDAAERAVFETEIAGNPAAQAAVAEIRALAGQLETVFAAEPATEQKTVPITPEQIEDWRAAREAEAQEARKRAKKPFRFPYFLVAGLATACFAVAFFTILKPAHDSQQAEKLARKKEQTIYVSLPVEAESRAKEATGAPALAVPAPTWPTGIDAGIKTALLADVHLEDPILTTGVTSASKPRMHFSTGEVTYQANSSSTTVGNTITSTDFFTDSPSSSVGGYIPRITFGNDHARHVSVGGLDPKYRFSIANGTASTARWGVRTHAHRNPHAESYTRYADNGFLGTTENPLSTFSADIDTASYTNVRRFLNRGQRPPVDAVRVEEMINYFAYNYAPPAKESGAPFAATMEVAAAPWNPEHRLVRIGIKGREVADDSRPPANLVFLLDVSGSMDEPNKLPLVKESMRMLVNRLRPSDRIAIVTYANTIDLALPSTAVSEKTKILDTLDALRATGGTNGGKGIQLAYEIAKANFLKEGANRVILCTDGDFNIGVTSNDELATMIEEKAKSGVFLSVLGFGMGNLKDSRLQTLANKGNGNHGYIDNRAEARRLLVEQTAGTLVTIAKDVKLQVEFNPAQAAAYRLIGYEKRLLAKEDFNNDKADAGEIGAGHTVTALYEVIPAKSAAEAPLATSAETDAPASTVDPLKYQTQTVVTTAPKLELKGELLTLKIRYKAPSADMSNKIEFTLEDKGVAFDEASPDFKFTCSVAAFAMLLRNSPDKGVATYDSVLEWAEPGMTGATGAELERRGEFTDLVRRAKQIATN
- the clcA gene encoding H(+)/Cl(-) exchange transporter ClcA, encoding MRHITQDSGFGLKTEQVKRRHILVKAVIIGLVSGGLACAFRWTLMQVEHGRTGALAWLRENAHWAAGLLAAVGIGAAGCALALWLVRRFAPETSGSGIPHLKSVMLDQAEMCWWRVIPVKFAAGVIGIGAGLALGREGPTIQMGGATGQMVSRWFRVRGGEGERKALMSAGAAAGLSAAFNAPLAGVMFVLEELHGVFAPVLFVAAFVSSVVADIVCRLLLGASPVFATPSIAAPTLAALPLAAVLGLVCGFGGVAFNKVLLRSLDWFDGLRARRWPVIAIGALAGAVVGIAAWICPDVVGSGSHLAEHALGGGLKVIGVITLMMLARFALTMWSFGSGAAGGIFAPLLVIGALVGLGTGHAVHQVWPPLVEHPEIFAVIGMGGLLTAIVRAPLTSMVLIIELTGKYDFMLPVLTCSLIAYGVAEAMNCAPIYESLRLRALEKSAEIAPAA